ACCAATGAATTTTACTTCCCTTTTTTGAGGTTGCCGATCCCCTGCGTTACCTTGATAGATTCAATGCGATCGCCCTGCTGAATCTTGTCCACCACATCCATCCCCTGAGTGACATAGCCAAAAACAGCATAGTCACCATCTAGAGACGAAAGATCGACTAAAGCAATGTAAAACTGCGACGAAGCCGAGTCTGGCAAAGACGAACGAGCCATAGCAACAGCACCGCGAGTATGGTTCAATTCGGGGACGCCAGAGATGCCTGCACTCTTGAATGTCTTGCTGTAAACAGGGGTTTGTGCTTTTTTAGGCTTGATTTCGAGGGGAATGTAACGCGGTTGATTTGTAGTTGGGTCAATAAAACTCCCCGTTCCCAACAGGTCTACAGG
This genomic stretch from Microcoleus sp. FACHB-831 harbors:
- a CDS encoding peptidylprolyl isomerase; translated protein: MQIVIQRCLLLLIVISGLVLGGCNTQQAASLDSNKPAATETPSVPPSPVKSPSVSDLPRLEGKATVVITVKGSPITIQVDGTNAPVTAGNFIDLVQRGFYNGLVFHRVVPQFVVQGGDPQGKDPNFPVDLLGTGSFIDPTTNQPRYIPLEIKPKKAQTPVYSKTFKSAGISGVPELNHTRGAVAMARSSLPDSASSQFYIALVDLSSLDGDYAVFGYVTQGMDVVDKIQQGDRIESIKVTQGIGNLKKGK